From bacterium:
GATTATTTCTTAGTGAAGAAAGACGGGGACACCGACAATTTCTTCGCGAATCTTGCCAAAGCAAACAAGAAACCTTATGTCGCGATTGGAAAAGTTGGCGAAGGCGTTGCCCCGCTGAAGACCGCTTTCGGCAAATAGTAACATCGTAATCGTAATGCCGGATTCGCTTCGCCGCAGCAAACCGCTGCCGGGAGCGAATCCGTTTGCATTCGTAGGGGCGCGATTCATCGCGCCCGTATCGCTCGGATTAGATGAATCGAACCGAATTATTTACTTGGATTTTTAATGACGACGAAACGCGAATTGCGTGAGAAACACGAGGAAATCGCCCGGATTCTGCCGGTGCTCCCCTTGCGTGATATGGCGATTTTTCCGCAGACGGTAGCGCCCGTATTGGTGAACCGCGAGCAATCCCGCCGCGCAGTGGAAGCATCGCAGAAGACCAATGGTCAGATGCTGCTGTTACTCGAACCGGAAACCGTAACCGAGAAAACGCTGCCGGCCGAGTATCCGCTCATCGGAGTCGTTGGTCGCGTATTGCAAATTCTCGCGTTACCGAATGGGATGATGAAACTACTCGTCGAAGGGTTGTTTCGCGCCGAAGTGGAAGAACATTCCGAAGTAGAGAATGTTTGGCAAGCCGCCTATCATCCATTGCTCCCGCTCGAGAGCAATGTCGTACAGACCGAAGCGGCGCGCCGTCATGCAATCGACATGTTCCGTCAATACGCTGCCGCACAGCGCACCCTGCCTGAAGAATTGGTCACCGCCGCCGATTCGTTTCCTGATCCATTTCAAGTCGCCGATTTTCTCGCGTCGCATATTCAATGCCCCGCCTTCAAGAAACAGCCGGTCGTCGACGCCCGCACGCCACTTAACGCTTTGATTTCGGTTGCCGCTCTACTCACTTCCGAGACCGAGATGGTGAATCTCGAAAAGCATATCGAGGGGCAAGTCCGCGAGCGGATTAACAAATCGCAACGGCAATATTTCCTGCAGGAGCAACTCCGCCAGATCAAAAAAGAGTTGGGCGAGAACGAAGACACCGACGATTTTGGCGACGTTATTCAATACCGCAAGCAGATAAAAAAAGCGAAGATGCCGAAAGAGGTGAAGCAGAAGGCGGACGAAGAACTCGAACGGCTCAAGCAGATGCCGATGATGTCGCCGGAAGCGACTGTTGTCCGTAGTTACGTCGATTGGCTCATCTCGCTCCCATGGTCGATTCGCACGACCGATCGAACCGACATCGCGGAAGCGGAACGCATTTTGAACGAAGATCATTACGGTCTGCAAAAACCGAAAGAGCGGATTCTGGAATATCTCTCGGTCATTCATTTAGCAAAGTCGGTGCGTGGCCCGATTCTTTGTTTTATTGGTCCCCCCGGCGTTGGTAAGACGTCGCTCGGACGTTCGATTGCGCGGGCGATGGATCGCAAATTTGTAAGAGTATCGTTGGGCGGGATTCGGGACGAGGCGGAAATTCGCGGACACCGCCGCACCTATGTCGGTTCGCTGCCGGGTCGGATTATTCAGGGATTGAAAAAAGCCGGGTCGAAAAATCCTGTGTTCCTACTCGATGAAATCGATAAAATGGCGGTGGATTTTCGCGGCGATCCTGCCAGCGCTCTGCTCGAAGCGCTCGATCCCGAACAGAACAAAACTTTTTCCGACCACTACCTCGAAGTCGATTTCGATTTATCGGAAATTCTCTTTATCACGACGGCAAATTCGCGCGGCGCGATTCCGGAACCGTTACTCGACCGGATGGAATTGATTCCATTGCTCGGATATCTCCCGCCGGAAAAATTGCAGATTGCGAAAACGTTTTTAATTCCCCGGCAACGCACCGAACACGGGCTTGATGAACAGCGTTTGCAGATTGCCGATAACGCCGTCGAGCGGATTATCGAGGAGTATACCCGGGAAGCGGGCGTCCGCGAATTGGAACGGAGTATCGGGACGCTTTGCCGGAAAACCGCTCGGAAGATTGCCGAAGGGAAAGCGGACGCGATGCATGTCAGTGCGCGCAATCTCCCGGCGATGTTAGGCGTACCGAAATTCGTCGATCCGCCGCTCGATGGGAAAGACCGCGTCGGCGTCGCGATTGGACTCGCGTGGACGCAGGTCGGTGGCGACGTATTGAAAGTGCAGGTTGTGATAACCCCCGGGAAAGGAAAACTCTCGTTGACCGGGCAGCTCGGCGAAGTGATGAAGGAATCGGGGATTGCGGCATGGTGGCTGCTCAAATCCCGGTACAAGGAATTGGGGCTTGCATGGGAACCGTTTGAGAAGAACGATTTACATGTCCACGTACCGGAAGGGGCGGTGCCAAAGGATGGGCCGAGTGCGGGGATTACCCTTGCGACGGCGCTCTATTCGGCGCTCTCCGGCCGGAAAGTGCGCGGCGATATGGCGATGACCGGGGAAGTGACGCTGCAAGGGGAAGTGCTCCCGATTGGCGGCTTGCCGGAAAAATTGATGGCGGCGAAGCGGGCGAATATTACCCATATCCTGATCCCGGAAGGGAATGTGAAGGATTTGAAGGAAGTCCCGAAACAAGTCTTGAAAGGGCTTCACATCACACCGGTGAAAACCATCGATCAAGTATGGAAACTTGCGCTTCGGAAATCGGGATTCGGGGTTCGGGGTTCGGGAAAACCAGTAGGGGCGGACGCCCCTGTCCGCCCAAACACAGACCCTCTGGGTCGCCAGGAAACGGCAAATCCGACGATGCAACCCGGAACGGGAAACACGGTACTCAATCATCCGAATCCCCCGACGACGCAACCGACCCCACCGAACCGGGAACCGAAATACACGTCGATTGTTCCGACGATGGAACATCCGGTCACTGGCCTCGACTTGAATGATATTGAGATTGGGGAGTGTTAGGAAAGGAGGAAAAGATGAGCGAAAAATTAAAGGTTTTTATAAGTCATATTCATGAAGAAAAAACTTTTGCGTTAGAATTGCAAAAGGTTCTCGAAGATGATTTTGTTGGTCAAATCTCTGCTTTTGTGAGTAGTAGCATAAAAAGTGTTCAGTTGGGAAAAAGATGGAGAGAAGAGATAAGGAATGCACTGAATGAATGCAAAGTACTTTACGTGATATGTAGTCCTCATTCAGTATACCGTCCATGGATAAACATCGAACTTGGTTTTGCTTGGTGTATGGATAACATAGACATAGTGCCTGTGTGTATAGGAATGGATGTAAAAGATTTACCTGACGTTTTTTCCGAATTTCAAGGAATTGCGTTTAACGATGAATTTGTTGATCAGTTTACGGACGACTTGGTTTCAAAGCTTCAATTGCCAAAAAAACCACGTCTTGATACAAAAAAGATAATTGACGAATTAAGGGTATCAGTCTTGAGTTTTCAATATGAAAACGGAAGTAAAGTTATAGTAAAAAATCAAGAAAATGATCCAGAAATTGATGAGCAAGAGCTGAGTTTGTTACGACTTTTATCAACTTATCCAGATAATGCAGAATCCTTGCCATCTATAGAGGAAATATATTATAGGTTTGAAAACGTTTCGCAGCAGTCAATAAAGCTATCTATTGACCGATTATGTTGGGATCTCAAGCTTATTAAGCATGAGAGCTTTAGTTACAAGATAAGCAGAATTGACAGTAAGTATAGGTGGTACTATACATTGAGTCATGATGGAAGAAAGTATTTAAAAAAAAGAGGGCTGTTGTAGTTTGTGTTTGATTGCATAAAAGCGATCATTTAAAGACTATAGTTGTTTCGTACAATGCTTTAATGTTATAATTCTGCTTATTTTGAGAATCAGCAATTACGAAAAAGCAGTTCATAGATTGAAGTTTTGTCAGGTTCGATTAATCGAATCCGAAAAACAAACGGGTGTGCGCGGCTCGCCCCTACGTGAATTGGAGGTTAGGGAATCTTGCCTGACACCAATACGGGCGGACGTGGGAGTCCGCCCCTACCCAATTGAAAAACCGCGACCGGACCCTGCCCGGCGGCTCACCGAAGGGAATGTCGCGGCAAGGACTCGAATTTTGACGTGTAGGGGTTCGATTCATCGAACCCGATAAAACAAAACGGGCGCAAGCGTTTGCGCCCCTACAAAATGGGTAACGATAAGTCCCGAGTAGGGGTCGAAACGCTTCGACCCGGTCGTGTTTTGTTGGCGAAGAATTGATCAAAGGGGTGACAGCTCTGAAGTAAACATTAATTTCAGCGGCAACATCGAATTGGTGTTGAATACAAGTTTCAATAAAGAGAACCGTGGGAGGAGGTCATTTTGGAGAAAGTAGTATTCAAGTATCCGGAAGTATCCCCGGCGCTGCTTGGACAAATCACCGACGTAATCGTCAAGGAGACGAAACCGCAATTTTTGGTATTGTTTGGTTCTCACGCCCGTGGCGAGGCAAACCGCCAATCCGATCTCGATTTTCTTGTTGTGCTTGATTCTCAATTCGACGTAACAAAACGATTTGAAATAATGAACCGGTTGGACCATTTGCTAACACCGTTTCGGATCCCATGCGACATTATTGTTCGAACACGTGACGAATTCGATTATTGGAAAACTTCATTAAACAATGTGGTCGGAAGAGCTTCTCGCGAAGGGAAGGTGTTGTATGAACGACCATGAACAAGGACAATTGTTGTTATCGAAGAATCGGACAAATGTAATTGCCGAGATTGAAGTGTTTTACAAGTATGTTGCGAAAATAATGGAATCGAACGAATGATTCTGAAACCGGAAACACCACCCTTTC
This genomic window contains:
- the lon gene encoding endopeptidase La, which gives rise to MTTKRELREKHEEIARILPVLPLRDMAIFPQTVAPVLVNREQSRRAVEASQKTNGQMLLLLEPETVTEKTLPAEYPLIGVVGRVLQILALPNGMMKLLVEGLFRAEVEEHSEVENVWQAAYHPLLPLESNVVQTEAARRHAIDMFRQYAAAQRTLPEELVTAADSFPDPFQVADFLASHIQCPAFKKQPVVDARTPLNALISVAALLTSETEMVNLEKHIEGQVRERINKSQRQYFLQEQLRQIKKELGENEDTDDFGDVIQYRKQIKKAKMPKEVKQKADEELERLKQMPMMSPEATVVRSYVDWLISLPWSIRTTDRTDIAEAERILNEDHYGLQKPKERILEYLSVIHLAKSVRGPILCFIGPPGVGKTSLGRSIARAMDRKFVRVSLGGIRDEAEIRGHRRTYVGSLPGRIIQGLKKAGSKNPVFLLDEIDKMAVDFRGDPASALLEALDPEQNKTFSDHYLEVDFDLSEILFITTANSRGAIPEPLLDRMELIPLLGYLPPEKLQIAKTFLIPRQRTEHGLDEQRLQIADNAVERIIEEYTREAGVRELERSIGTLCRKTARKIAEGKADAMHVSARNLPAMLGVPKFVDPPLDGKDRVGVAIGLAWTQVGGDVLKVQVVITPGKGKLSLTGQLGEVMKESGIAAWWLLKSRYKELGLAWEPFEKNDLHVHVPEGAVPKDGPSAGITLATALYSALSGRKVRGDMAMTGEVTLQGEVLPIGGLPEKLMAAKRANITHILIPEGNVKDLKEVPKQVLKGLHITPVKTIDQVWKLALRKSGFGVRGSGKPVGADAPVRPNTDPLGRQETANPTMQPGTGNTVLNHPNPPTTQPTPPNREPKYTSIVPTMEHPVTGLDLNDIEIGEC
- a CDS encoding toll/interleukin-1 receptor domain-containing protein, producing the protein MSEKLKVFISHIHEEKTFALELQKVLEDDFVGQISAFVSSSIKSVQLGKRWREEIRNALNECKVLYVICSPHSVYRPWINIELGFAWCMDNIDIVPVCIGMDVKDLPDVFSEFQGIAFNDEFVDQFTDDLVSKLQLPKKPRLDTKKIIDELRVSVLSFQYENGSKVIVKNQENDPEIDEQELSLLRLLSTYPDNAESLPSIEEIYYRFENVSQQSIKLSIDRLCWDLKLIKHESFSYKISRIDSKYRWYYTLSHDGRKYLKKRGLL
- a CDS encoding nucleotidyltransferase domain-containing protein — its product is MEKVVFKYPEVSPALLGQITDVIVKETKPQFLVLFGSHARGEANRQSDLDFLVVLDSQFDVTKRFEIMNRLDHLLTPFRIPCDIIVRTRDEFDYWKTSLNNVVGRASREGKVLYERP